In a genomic window of Venatoribacter cucullus:
- a CDS encoding YqfO family protein, producing the protein MYKLAFFVPPTHLDAVKEAVFDAGAGRIGHYEACCWQVAGTGQFRPTAGAEPFIGRLHETSRVEEFRVEMVCADEHIQAAVNALRQAHPYEEPAFDVWRLETF; encoded by the coding sequence ATGTACAAACTTGCATTTTTTGTTCCGCCCACGCACCTGGATGCGGTGAAAGAAGCTGTCTTTGATGCCGGGGCTGGCCGGATCGGTCATTACGAAGCCTGTTGTTGGCAGGTGGCCGGTACCGGACAATTCCGCCCGACAGCGGGCGCTGAACCTTTTATCGGCCGTTTGCATGAAACCTCAAGGGTTGAAGAGTTCCGGGTGGAAATGGTCTGTGCCGATGAGCATATTCAGGCCGCGGTAAATGCCCTGCGGCAAGCCCATCCTTATGAAGAACCGGCGTTTGACGTCTGGCGGCTGGAAACGTTCTGA
- a CDS encoding CoA pyrophosphatase, with protein MTQLSLACYLQQRLQQHQPRRVCQPELAEAGVLVAITNETEPQLLLTRRALHLSTHQGEVAFPGGKRDDTDTSIVMTALREAEEEVALPLQQVQVIGELDQVVSRFGYLVTPVLGVIPPQLPLQANPDELDAVFTVPLSHFRQPPSQYFERGTIRIPSYDYQGFHIWGLTAMMIAEMMNNLWDCDISFRV; from the coding sequence ATGACCCAATTATCCCTTGCCTGTTATCTGCAGCAACGTTTGCAGCAGCATCAGCCGCGTCGTGTGTGTCAGCCGGAACTGGCCGAGGCCGGTGTGCTGGTGGCCATTACCAATGAAACTGAGCCGCAGCTGCTGCTGACGCGGCGGGCTTTGCACCTGTCCACCCATCAGGGCGAAGTGGCCTTTCCCGGTGGCAAGCGTGACGATACCGACACCAGCATTGTGATGACGGCGCTGCGGGAAGCGGAAGAAGAAGTGGCGCTGCCGCTGCAGCAGGTGCAGGTGATCGGCGAGCTGGATCAGGTGGTGTCGCGCTTCGGCTATCTGGTTACGCCGGTGCTGGGGGTGATTCCGCCGCAGCTGCCGTTACAGGCCAATCCGGATGAGCTGGATGCGGTGTTTACCGTGCCGCTCAGTCATTTCCGCCAGCCACCCAGCCAGTATTTTGAGCGCGGCACCATCCGCATTCCCAGTTACGATTATCAGGGTTTTCACATCTGGGGCCTCACCGCCATGATGATTGCCGAGATGATGAACAATCTGTGGGATTGTGATATTTCCTTTCGCGTTTAA